The nucleotide sequence ATGATGTCACCCAATGCACTCATACAATCTTCTCTTCTTGTTTTCTCCACCCCTCGAATTGCTTCCACACGATTCTGAAGAAAGAATTTCAGCGAGATTTCCTTTTCCATTAGGCTTTGAAGAAGTGGAATATCATTTGCTTCATAAGATGACATTGCAATTACAGAagcgttgttgttgttgtaagaCAACTGAGACATATCATTGATTCATCAACAATTTCATTGATCAAAATGATAGGCAAAGACATAATGTTTTTCACAACGTTAGGAAAACCAACTTTTTCCAGCCAAAGCCACATAGCAAGCAATCGCATGGACTCAGATGGATCACGAGAAAGGTTGGTGACAAGGATTTTGTAGAGGTCTCTGTCCATTTGATGGAACATAAGAAAATCCTCTTGAGGAACGGTGGAAGAAAGTGGAGGATCCATGGAAGGAAACATGAAACAATGTTATGTTTGATTTGGGAAACTTGGTAATGTTTAAATAGTAGTGAATAGGTCTTTTGAAATTACCATatgtgaagaagaaaatgaaagggtGTGAGAGTCACGACTATTAGTCACATGAGGCATGCTCATGTTCATGCATTAAGAGACGTGTTTTTTGTGAGTGTAAGTTAGTAAATGGATTATAAAAACTTCAAATGTACTCATTGCAATTGCAACAAGAAAATTCAGTTACAGTTACTTTTCTACTAAAGACACACCTTCCGAGGGTTTGCCAACTCATGTATATACTGTAGAATGAATATTTAGTGAAAAGAATGTGAGGTAGaatgtacaaaaaaataaagactcACAAAAACTGATAATTTGTTGTgattttgatgcaaaaatagGAAAGATAATGTCAAAAGAACATATATGAAATGACAAGCAATCATGAATATCGTTgcatatttcaatatattaatttatgtaTTGAAAAACCTAAATTAACGCACCGAAATTGATgttaagaaaaatcaaatcatagACCTTGAAAGGAGCACACTTTAATGTCCTAGTCAAACACCACAAGACCAACTCGAGTGAATAGAGTTttctatataattataaaaatactaACGAGTGTCCTtaaaatattgtttacaaaattaaaataagtagtAAGAATAATAACTTTTGTATAGAAACTTAAGTAACTTTTGCATAGAAACTTGTGCATTTATGATTAAGAGAAATATTTGATTTGCATAGAAACTCGAGTGATTTGGTTTGTATTTacttttatgaatttcttaaacaatctttttagaacacttttttttagagagaagagagagagaacacTTAGCATAACTTATGATGTATGTAATCAtttgtaaaaatgaaataaaaacttattattttctGATGTGACGTGTAAGAAAAGACTTAAATATATtgttgagtttttctttttagaaaTCATCATTGTTTCAGTTATTAGTGCCTCTTTCAATATCCAGCATTGAAGGTCTAACAAATCACTTGAAGCATGAACAAGCATCATATTTGTAATGGTAAATCTAATTTTGATAGAGAGTATTGCTAAGGAGTATACTCCAGGAGAATTGagttaattaagaaattaaaatacaactattgataaataaaaataacatttactgTATTACAAATTCAGAtgatggatttttttatttaatttctagtattataatatataacattTGTAAAAGTTTGCCTTTTAGCTAGAATATAGTGTTGTTTCTGTGAGCATAGTTCAATAGGTAAGAACATTCACTATATATGCATATGCAGAGACTGAAGTGGGATGTCAATGAGTATCCATGGATACAGATAGTACAATACTCGTCTCCGTTTCGTTGGATAAATATGATATCAGTGTATGCTCTGTACCAGCGTGGGTACCCACTATACGACTATCCCGCATGTTTTGAGGTATTCATGATACCcatgaattttgaatttatttattttttggtaaaaagaatatttttgttttaattatcaAAAACTTTAACTTTTAAACATTCATACATAATCCATTCAAATTTCGTAATCATACATAAtccatacaaaattaataattcTTGCATCGTGCGTGTCAATTTACGAAGGAACGAAATACATGACATAAAAGAAGTAACCAAGacacatataaagaaattaCTGAACAAAGaagtgaagaattttttttaaaaaaaaaatctcagttTCACACCAAAAGATTAAATCAATTTCCACATAGAAATAAGAAACAAATTGATATACTCATGTATTCATCTAAAATTAGAAAGctctaaatttaaataaaaaacaaataatcatgctaagaagaaggaaaaaaaagaatgagaagaagaaaactaGGGTGCACCAAAAgggaagaggaagaaaaagtTGTGACATAAGAGAAAAGATGTCGTACAGCCGTACAATATTAAACTAGGGTTTTTTGAGATCTCAAACTCTTACACACACACAAGGATAATatagtaatttatttaatttattattgggTATGAGTATCCGTGGACACGGGTATCATCAAATCCGTGTCCATATCCTTAAAATAATAGGTAGTAAAATACCCGTTTATTATACTCGTTTAGTTACCCGCCCCGTGCCCATGACAGATTTTACCCGCGGACATAAGTATTTTTGGCACCCCTAAGCTGAAGTTTGAACCTTGAATTCACCGTTTATTTAGTTTAAGGGGTATAATTatagccactaaactacttcacaaaaaatgaatataataaaaaaaaaattacagaataataatgttatttataacatatttgagttttttttttaatttataaataattaactTTATTTGATGCTCTGGTggacattacttttttttaatagaaaataattatcttgaatatttttaagatatactttcgaaaaaattaaaatatatttttcactgGTAAATAGTTATTGAGGTTGATAAAGGGTCGTTTgttattgattaaaataaaagttattttgatattaacaatttagagattttttattgagtttttaaggaaaaacaaaaactatgttgtgtttgattacaattttaaaaatatattttgcatttcaCTCTTTGGTAAATAGTTTTCTTCaatatttaaatagtttttccgattttagtttaaaatcattttgaaaaagcttaCACACAgatatattaaaacataaaaattaagtttttttaataatatatttaacaaGCGGGCCTGTATCAACAAATATGGCTTCTCTCCCTAATTATGTATTTTAcgaggaaaataaaaaatttaggatATTGCGTAGATTTTATTTGGAGGGGAGGATTTTGAAGTAGTAAATCTATATTTTAGTATATATTTAAGATTTtaagaatttgaaataataacatgatttatgattctaaaaaatattagttacacttaatttttttatttttttaagaagttaaattagtccatccaaattggcaccagagagaaATGAACCTGaaaccttgaggaggagcacactcccaaatCTCAAACCATTCCCAGTAAGCCAACCCATACATAATTACACTTATTAGTTACACTTAATTAATACAATTATCACGAGAATCGAATCCATACGTAATTGAATCAGTCTGCTTCGGTCATATGATattaaaacaaacatttttagTCGTATGTTTGAACATAAGTAACATAAAAGATGTATATATTTGTCGTTTATGAccaagggtgtgtttgtttcaagttatattcGTAAATTTCTGGGAATAAAAAGATAGAAATATgcatgcctatgtttgttacaagtttgctAAATTTTATTCTTGAGTATAAAAcgttcctgggaatagaaaatgTTTCCCAAAgaaaaagggtgggaataaagttcccatgaagATGGAAATAATTTCATATGTAATTACATTATAATCCTTATTTTTATGGTTCTCAGAAATATTATAATGTTAAACAAACATCTTTTTTCTATataccttggaataaaattctcatctttacGTAcgaaggaatgttattcctaggaataaatttggtaaacttgaaacaaacacaccctaaataaATCTTGCACATGCTTCAAATTAAAATCGACTCTAGGCAATCATTTGTGTCCGTTTtcacttaattaaaataatcattacaAGAATCGAATTCATGCGTATTGGAATGAGTCTTTCAAATGATTTAGTCAGATGATCTCAAAAAATCATCTTTATAGGTAGCGCTGAATGTAACATAAAAAGTGTATGTACTCGTCGTTTGCAAGAGTCAAAACTATGTCTGACTAAACGAATCTAGCATCAAGTTAATATTGACTTGAGACAATCATTTGCACTAAATGTAAGTTAAATTGAACACatatttttatgaatataaGTATGTAACGATGAAAAGTTATAGGTGGGAgcaatttaaattttgttagAAGTGTTGAATCAGTCGTTAAGTGCTTGTCAGCTActgtattattaaaaaattataaataaatgatgtgtaTACGATTTATTTAATTACTCAAAAGTCTTTTTTATGGATGCCCATACAAGTCTAAACCATTCAAGATATGCCATTGAAACTCATCCTACATTGTAAATACCAATCAACGTACACTATAAATATACACATAGGTTGAGGGAATAATGTGATGATGAAAGAAGAAGTTGGGCAGCTTCCTTTCAGCAAATCAAACCACCTGCACTCGCGtttaattggatatatgatagAACACAATAATGGAAAAACCAAGGTTTTATaactcgagagtttacctcaactcgttttagctacgtaaactcgtacgagtttacctaaaattacctaaaattaaaattatataaaatttattatatatatagcataTGTAAACCAATTAAccacatttaaataataaactctaacaataaaaaacaaaatttattagtacatttaaactctttttcatctttagttgtaactttaacttcaattgttccattttctcatttaaatacttgaacaagtaatatatttgaatgatttcaaaacaatcaataataacaagctTCTGAATGCATTCCCTAAAATTCAATGTATGTCATTCTCACCCAttgggattaaaaaaaaaattggattttgaaagaaaatgagacaaaaaaaaattcaaaggtaAACTCGGACaagtttacacgagtttaccgaatttaacacgtgttaactcggtcaaactcgtcaaacttttcgatttcaccaaaaaccgagtttacctccgagttaacacgtttttgccacctaaaaacgtaaactcgaACGAGTTTACgtgttaacactcgatttgtggAAACTTTCTATTATTTGTATGGGATGGGATAGACCACAGAACACTGAGTACAATTCATCTTGTAGCCTTCAATTAGAGGCCTAAATTCTACTCCTGCTCCTAAAATAAGTTCGTTGAACTGAAAATACCATATCTATAAGTGAAAATAACATTTCTATAAATAGGGGTAAACCGCCGTATGTATGGTAACTTCCCGTATATTATTGAAAACCCCTCACAAAACTATCTTACTTGGCATCATAGCAGCATGTGTACGCATTCCATTGAAGCCGGTAAGAAAGAAATCAACGAGCAATGAAGGATTCAACCTCCAAGAATTCATCACTAAATAATCATTTctaaacaaaaacattatttaaggCATCGGCCAACTTCATCGAAAATTGAATACTTACCAACGGTGTTCATTTTCTTACAGTAGAAGATGGCGGCCCAGAAGGAAACTATACAGCTGCAACCAATCGCTTCTTTGATTTTGTTCGTGTTTTGAATGTGTGATATCTTTGAATAACAATCAAACCAATTTCAAAATTGACAACAATTGTCTATGCTAATAAGTAGGTTTTCCAGAGTCATAATATACAACACTACTCGGTAGGTTTAAGACGAGTTCACACATAGATAACATTCTCCGTTACAAAACAAACTCATAAACTCACTTGCTAAATGTTCAATTCATGTAAAAAAATCAGTGTACTTTATTGTCTTGTTTCCGCTACAAATGGCCAAACCAGTTATATCATGACCCTCAGCTACAGAGTTGAGATCAGACCAGGAGTATGAGCGCAAAGGATGATTTTGTGCGGGAGGACGAGGAAGTGAAGTAGTTGCCGATAACCTATTAGGTCGTGAATGAAGGGGAGGAAGTGGACAAGGAGGAGATATTGATCTAGAAGCGGAACTCTTCCCCTCATCACCACTGTCAGCATTGCTGTTCAGATTCAGACAAGATGTTCGTCGACCTAAGCTTGAAGTTCTCTTTGAGTTTGTTATTCCACCAACATTTGCATAACTGCGGCTCCTCCCTATCAGTAAGTTACGGGCTAGTGAATCCTTGCGTTTTTTAGCATAAGGGTCTTCTGCTTTTACTATCTCTTGCAAACAAGTCGCACCTGCTGCATCTGCTAAGTCTgtgaatgattttgattttccaATATAAAAGTTGGATATGCTTTTCCTGAATCACACAACAACATTACATAAGTTGATAAAACTACATCTGAATTGAAGTGATCACAGCATCCAATCATTGTAGTTGAGATAGATATATAGTCTTCAGTATGTTGGTAGTTCATCTTGTAAATTCAGATTCAACTACTGAATCAAGATGAACACGTTCATCATAGCATTAGCACATGTATACTAACCCTTTTTTCCAAAGTAAAATTTGTAAGAAAACTTTTGCATTCAATGTTATGATAGCACTAAGTAATTTTAGAAGCATGAAATTGACTTTAACATGTTTGGATATCCTTAACTTAAATAATATTCAAACCTAAATTAATCTACATCCAACTCACTGTTAACTACtactaatataatttattattgtcaaaataaatttttgtctcTCAGAAAGTAGGGAAAAAAAACTCTTCACTGGACACTTAAATATAatgaatttagggttaatagatTTTTACCCTCTGAATATAGTTCATTTCTGGTTTttcccctgtaatttttttttttaccccctaataggccaaacaaaaaccaattttttttttaaaaaaaaatttcgtttttgtttggcctattagggaggtaaatcaaaacaaaaatattttacacggGTAaatcaaaaatacaattttacagagggaaaaccggaaatgacctatattacagggagtaaagacctattaacccatgAATTTATTTCTGTTAATTGAATCCAACACAAATGACAAATCCATCTGGCAACCAACCAACACCGACGTGTGGACCTCTTCAATTCTCAAACTTCTCATATTTATTGGATATCCATAGAACAGAAATAAAGTATGAAgtgtaatataaaaaaatagaataaagaatGCAATATATTTGGACACAAAGAGGCTACATGCATTTACTTCATAGAAATAGAAAAGGAGAAGAAGGATTTGTATGTAATAAACAAAATGTCAAGATGGAGATCCTTTCCAAAGTTTTATACTTTGGAGTAGTAGTAACCTTTGGATAAAGGTAATTTTGACTACTTCTGATTAAGAAACCTTAGTTATTTATGAGTTTGTTTTTAAAAGGGGCTGCTAACTTACACCCATCTAAAAACACTAAGATGCAAGTTAGCAAGTTACACCCACCTAAAATtattaaggtgcaagttagcaaccTACATAAGGCCATCCTTGAAAATTCGGAGACTCGGCTCTGGGAATGAAAAGAGGCcgatgataaaatcaaaacgtattttttttaaaagagcaatgttctatttatattttttttaaaaagataaatacaaggtgccgtatatatgcgaTACACCCAGAGGTGAAAATGTTCTATCTATATATGCTTTCTTACAAGTGCTTATTTTCCTTTTCAGATTTTGTGAATAGGGAAAATGTTGCAATTTGAAATTGTGTTTTTCAAGTTTTTGCTGATAGAGATGAAGGTAGATTCTGTATGTTTGTATCTGGGTGGCTGAAATTGATGTTCTTGTTGACAGCGATGAAGATTAAAGATGGATCTCATGTATTTGTCTTTTGAAACTGGAACAAAATCCTAATTACAACTTtgttttatgttatattatagtttttaattggctcaacaaattataaaaactaaatttctTCAATGCTCATACAACATTCTCAGGAGAGGATGATGTTATTCTGTAAAATTCATGGTTATTCtgtaaaattgaagaaaatgaagtgGATTCAggtttctctctcctctaattAACACACTACCGTTAGATTAATCAAATGGTTGAGAACCGCGCAGGAGAGAATATGGCAGGAGTGGAtccatttccaaaaaaaaaatttgaggccCATCCTTGAGGGAGGCCTAGCttgtttgatatttttgatatatactatatatatatatatatatatatatatatattgttagaAGGGCAATTTTTTGATATagtttttgatatatatatatatatatatatatcaaaaatattaatgtgcAAGTTGTATATCCATCCTTCATATCTATTCCTACTTGTCTTTATGGTTGATTTGTCATCCATTTACTATTTTGATCTAATCTAAAATTTATGAGGTTGGTCCACTTGCAAGCTGTCCTAAATTTGTCACCCCTACTTAGAAGCAAATTCATAATAATGTTGTAAAGTTTAATTATCTATTCTACAAATGCATCATTATATTGAATAATGTCTTGTGAGTCCCTAAAATTATTAACGAGGTGCTCAAACATTATTAAAGATGCTCTAACAATGTCAACTCACCCCAGCACTTTATTTGGATGGTGGAGATCTATTATTATTCCCATCTATTACACtaatactcagttaaataatcGGAACAAGATATATTCTAAAATCCACTTACCCTCAGGCCCCAACCAGAAAAAGCAGATCATTAGAATAATGAATGGTGAGCAAGCattaaacacattatcttgagcaaaacaaaattaattagagTAGTTTAAGCTAATGCACTTTTTTTACTGATGTCTATTGAAAATGCTAATATTGATTAGAGTAGTTGTAGTGAATTAGTtatatgaattatttaattagatGAGGAtatcattgaaaaataattggagacaaaaaaatattccaaaCATGAAGCTTAATTGAAAGATTACACAACTTGATGGGATATTTCtttaatgtttttataataGATAAAATGACAATAGCCATTAAAAACTCAATCGAAATTCAAACCCTAATCCGAAAGTCCAATctaataatttcatatttttttatccgTTAAGCTAGGACTTCTTTAATGCCattcattaagaaaaataagaacCTTAGATGCtccttttctctaaaaaaaaaaaaaaaaacttaaatgctTTTTTCCGTAATGGACACACACAGGACAATAACATGTGATGATTTCTCTTTGATTAAACAAAGATAGAACCTTATCATCGGTTTCTATTTAAGTAACAGGTAAAAAAACTCAGCGGTAAGACAGTaaattcataaatcatcaaatccggcaaaacaaaatcatatacTGTGCTTTATTTCGTAGTTCTTGAACCTAGATGCTAAAATtagtaataattattaaaaaataaaaaataaaaaaaatcaataatccaagtttttataaacaaaaaacaatcaatcaataaacCCAACAAAACCATGACCATGAGCTACTAACTAGAGAAAGTTTGAAGCTAGATGAAAACCCagtaaaaaaaacttacttgacCGGTAAATCTTTCTCCAAATCTTTCATAGTATCCAAAGGCCCTTTGAAAGAGTTTTTCTCAACTTCTTCCCGGTCAGAGGAATCATCTTCCGATGAATCACTGTTCCTCCcaagggaagaagaagatgagacACAAGAATCAGTATCAGAATCATCCTCCGGAAAATCCTGATCACAGATCGAGTCGTATTGGTTGAAGCTGCTTGACCTTTCCATGGTTTCAAGAGACAACGGCATCGTTTCAGCAAAGAGATAGATAGATAGTGCGTTagagaacaaagaaaagaagagaagaatatTGTATATTGTGTTTGTTGTGTGAATGGAAATGAAAAGACACAGTAACAAAGGGTTTGTGGATATAAATATCTGGTAAGTAGCACATGGGTATCAGAATTTCTCCACCATAGGCTAAAGGAAACAGTGATtggtaaattaatatttttttaatctaaagtTTTGGttgattaaatttatttataagaattgtcgtagaaaataattaaagaataaaatagaGGTGGGTGGCAAAGACATCTTATCCTCATTGaattgaatattaaataaaaatgattaaaagacAGAAAGATTATCTGTTTGGGAAAAAACCAAacatttttgttgcttttgaaaaattagATGTTTCTAGTGATTGCTGAGAATTGGTTGACTGTGGACCGTTTGATTGGGTTTATATGGTAAGTAACTTTGAACCGGATCTCAAATGGAGGATCCCCACCACTTGTCTCACCCACCATTTCTTGTTTATTCCTTCCTctacttcctttttttttttaactcggtatccgatcgaTTAattcgaggggaccaatcccaccgtccacttGCGGAGGTCATGTTTAAAGTATAAACCTAGTCCATCGATTTTGGCATCAGAGAAAATCGAACCTGAAATCTCTGGAAGAACAAATTCCAAGATCCCAAACAAACAGAGACCTCTACTTCCATTTTTAAAATAGTGTTAGTAGTAATAATAAATCAAGCATAATGTGTTATTACATAAAATTTGGTTTTTGACATAGCAcaattatattatttcattattaaatGAGAATATAAAATGGAAACCAACTATAAGAATGTGGTTGTTTGAGTTAAGACAGACGACCAAATAGTAGATTTGTCTCTAATAAAAACAACTTTAGAAATTTTCAATACAGAATAAAATCTGCCAACAAAACAATCCACATTTATGAAACAAAACTCTGAGACATCATCTTTGGGTTGTGAAAAGCATCCACCAATATTTTGCAATCAAGCTCAAAGTCAACATTATTCAACAAATCAAAGACAAGGCACTTTTCTTTCAACCGCCAAAGTTAGAGGCTTCCACCCTTCCATTTTGGCAAGAACAGAACACCCTTCATCCCCATGCAGACACACACTTCAATGCCAACATGATTTTGCCTCAAGGTGAAAGAAGCATCAATATTGCACTACGGCTAACAAGCTTTATATTTGAAGTCCACTTGTCCCTAGGAGCAGACAGCAGCAGCATGACAAGATAAATGTTTTGGGATCGCGACCAATATTGCATGGTTGTTCAATGATGTTATATCACATGTTTGAATGTTGTGACTCTATCACTATAGTACTATGCTCGAGTTGTAAATAAGAAAATCCAAATCCTTGAGAAAGTAATAAATTTACATCATTACAAAAGGATCGATGTACGTTGCTCTATCAATAAGAAAGACTCTGGTTAAATTAAAGGTGTAGCTTTCCATCCTCTCCTAGATCACGGAAGCAGATTCTACTCTTTTGTCTCAAAGTCTAAATCTATTAGACACATAATTTCGTCATATACACCGAAGAAGATTCTTCACTTTGAGCAAAAACCTTCAACTTCTTGTTTAAGTGTCAATTTCTGGTGACATGCAACAGTGTAGTGTCCAACAATAATATTACTCATTCTTCATTCAGTAATTACGGTGAGTAGTAAACTTTTGATCTTACTCTATCATCAGTTCATCACAATCACATAACTAAATTAAAGAGACACGCTAGCAAGGGAGACAAAGGTAAGTGCCTGTACTCAAACTAATATGTACTCCCATAATATTACAACTTTCTGAAGTTTGCCCTAAAATTGTTCACATGGTTCCAAAGAAATTATACTTTATGCATGAAGTTATCGAATTTTAGTCTTTGAGACAAAAGGAGTAGACTGAgtaaaattatcaaattttagTCAACAATTATACTTTATGCATTTCTATGTATttgactataaaaaaaatttaaatgaaaaagtgAATTTACGAGGCACAAAAATAGAAGTTagctttattttataaaaaatgactgatttaaatttgttttcttattaGGACAGCATCGTAGAACTcgttttattataaaatatgctATTATTAGTTTCAAAGTAAAAAGACATCAGCCACGAGGAGAGGGAGGGTAGCACGTTGCTAGCTGTGGAATGGAGGAGTGGGCCGGCAGGTCCTTtcctacatttttttattataaacacAGGGATAGTGCCTCGTGTCAACGCTAATAAAGGGTCATGAACTCGCGATTCACAAGCTTAAACTTTCCACAAACACCCGTTTGGTAAGAGGTAAGAGCTTAATTGATTAGTCCTTGTTAGGTGCTCGGCTGACAGAaataatgcattgttatatgtatgAACGATAGTTTAGTCCTTATTAATCACTatattatttgataaacaaaatAGCTTAATTCATTAAGCCTTAGTTGTACATAAGTAAGTGCTGATTAAAAACTAGTGGGATTCTACAGTGCAgtcagaaaattgatttttttggaaaagttattttgtttaaCTTTGATTTAATCAAAGATACAATTGATATAATGACACACTTTATGGGCAAATGTGCAATACACCATATAATCTGACGTGATATAGATTAAATAATTGGTCATTTAACTTCACCAGAAAAGTCATTATCGTGACTTCATTGtagaatttttcttaaaaacaaatggGCCTTTGTGGAGAAAAGTAGATTCATTGAATACACTCGTAGTGGATCTCACATTGTTAAAATAGGGGTTCAGGTATGCTCAATTTAGTCTATTTAGGGGTTTGGATgcaagacatgtggcaaaaaaacatccaaaggctgagattttaaattaaaaataattatttatttaattaaacaaaataaaaaccg is from Medicago truncatula cultivar Jemalong A17 unplaced genomic scaffold, MtrunA17r5.0-ANR MtrunA17Chr0c27, whole genome shotgun sequence and encodes:
- the LOC120577893 gene encoding uncharacterized protein — encoded protein: MPLSLETMERSSSFNQYDSICDQDFPEDDSDTDSCVSSSSSLGRNSDSSEDDSSDREEVEKNSFKGPLDTMKDLEKDLPVKKSISNFYIGKSKSFTDLADAAGATCLQEIVKAEDPYAKKRKDSLARNLLIGRSRSYANVGGITNSKRTSSLGRRTSCLNLNSNADSGDEGKSSASRSISPPCPLPPLHSRPNRLSATTSLPRPPAQNHPLRSYSWSDLNSVAEGHDITGLAICSGNKTIKYTDFFT